CTTCATTAGAAAATTTGCATGAGAGCCCCAAGTAATACTAGGACTGACACAGCAGATGAAGTTAGAATCGGAGCTCCATTATCATAACGAAAAACTTGAATGTAATTTTCTGTTTGTACCCAAGGATTGCTACCGTCATCAAAGTGCATGGGACATTGATCTCGCTCACGCTCATATTCCTACAGGAGAAAACAACAATTAGATTGCAGTTTCATACAGTACCAAGTACGTAGattaaaagtataaatacCTCGGGGATTCCTTGAGGTTTAACGATGTGAACGACACTGCACCGGCAGATAGACAACCTCTGTTACATCTGGGTTTAAGATGTCCATATTGCATTTGAGATGCAACTGTGGTTATCTATCTGCCAGTGAGGTGTCGTTTGCATCGTACCCCTCAAGGATTCCTCCCGGTATAAAGATGACAGAAACTTACTTGTAGCTGCAGAGCGACTGCAGCACCTTCGGTGTAATTGCTACTTGTCACATCTTGTTTAAGGTCACAGTAAGGTCCAAGAGCTTGGGACATCAAGACACGATTCAAATCTGCCCTTTGATAAACCCAACATCGATATTTACTGAATGCATCCAATTCATCATATGTAATTAAATATgactttaaattttctttccagtaGCCAAtgcatttcattttataatcaGGTGTACCTACGCATAGAAGTGAATGCATTAATCCATTTAATTTCGTTGAGAAAGTGAAGTAATGCAATTCATGGGTTAAAAGATAGTCTCAAAACCTTCTGTttacaaacttttcaaataccATCGTAATTGTATAAATCTTACTGTAAATATCAACTGGTCGTCCCAAGTGATCAACTGAAAGGCAGTAAGTTTCGTCAATAGCTACTTCCTTTTGATCGGTGTCACACACTGATAAATCTGATATATTTTGTTTGCAATAAATATTCGGTCGCGGGGAAAGCGTTACACCTCCCAAAATTCTTGTTTCAAACAAAATGTCTCCTTTTTGGGTGAACATATATTTTCCCGCTACAGGACATCTGACTGGAACTGGATACTTCGCTGTAATTTAAACAGTACTGTAGGAAAGTACATTTAAATTTAGAATACAATTATGACGCTGAAACTACAGGTAATAGTCAGCAGGTAATACAGGCGGAACGGTTCCAGGGGATGAGCAAACGACGAACCTTATCTGGATTATTCAGGGAACTCTTTGAAATATATTCCTTGATATTTTATCAGTTGCTCACTCACTTCCAGTCTTCCAGACGTATTACTTGCTCGCTATTACCTGCTAGTTTCAACgtcataataaaatttgaatttaataaagTGTCAAATAATTTGTCAATTAAGCCATTcattgttatttaatttttgtattgttaCCGAGGTACAAGTCGTATTTCCATGCTTCCTTGTTTGGAAATTGAACCCAGGAACATACTGTATGGAAGTCATCTTTAATAACAGCAACACCTCGCCTATATCTTATAACGTTATGATGTTGTGGCACAAAGTCGAAACAAACATAATCTTTCTGACTAtaagaaaacagaaataaataattaatgaatatcTTCGATTAATCTTCAGACTTTAACGGAAGTTGAAAGTTCTTGTTTTAGTACCATCCATCCACAGTTAATCTTGCCATCATGACCCTAGTGTCTCTTTGTTCTCGACAAACATAAATGGTTCGCCTGAAACGGCCTTCATCTGGATACCAAGTTTCTATTATGTGTGTctcatttataaaaatatctgcATCTATATTAGCAGTGTTTATCCAGTCTCCGGACATGTTTTGAGGTAAACGACATCCTGGGTCGACAACTTCAGATTTAACCGGCGTTATGCGGAGACGCTCAGgacttttttcaactgtttttaGAGTGTTGCACTCTGCGGTTATAGAGACACCAATGTACAAGTCATCATCACGATTCTTCAGGAAACATctgtacttttcatcttttcgaGATTCCTTCGTATTTGCGACGGCAAAGAAATGATTCTTGTCAACAAACCAGTCACCCAAACAACTGTATTCCACCACTAGTTATGAAAACAAATACAGAACAATatagaaatagaatttttttacatcatagTAATGTCACATAGTTATATAAGTTATATGTCTCCTTCGCTAGTCAAATCTGCTCATCCGAAACAGTTCGTTATTGTTGAGcttggacatttttttaaattaaacagGTACTTTTGAAATGTAGTTCGTTACTTACATCCATCTTCAGTTCCTTCCAACGTGTCACAACGTTTGTAATTTATGGTAAACTTTTGATTTGTAATCAAGAACTGAGTACCAGCTGTTTGGCAGGAACGAATTTGTGCATCGGGATGATTACACTCTCCAGTGAACCTGAATCGATTCTACATgatgggaataaaaaaatacaatgttAATACTAATTGATCTCATGCCTAGATGACTAGTAATACgtaatgtgaaaaaagtaCCAGACAGTAACTAATACTAATATTACACATTAAAGTCACTCACTTGATAAGCAAATTGCCAGACACCTTCAAGAGATGAACGACAATTGACTGGAACgtagttttcagaaaataatgTGATCAACTGTTGATCTGGACGCAGTCCACTACATACGTTTTCCACCGTTGGCTGGACACCATTACGTAAATTTACACAACTCGCTAAAATGGAGAGAGAAAGTCAAGGTAATATTTGGGTATTGAGTGCTGCGAGTATttgtacaagtttttttttagaacaaAACCATTCCCTTTCAGCCATTcgttttggaaattcaaaattttttctgtatgCGCATCGATTATAATTAGCCTAGTCGAACTATTTCAAACTTGAACCAAATGGTAAACAGTATTATAATGAAAGAAGTAAATTGTACACCAAGAATATTTGGTGGTTCAAAAACTGGCACCTGTGGCTGGGAAActttttgttacagtgcagctGATTATTTCAACATAACATGACTAATTTATTGTCCAGAAAGCTGCtatgtaaatattttgatcACATGGGTTATTCTGGAGCTTAGAGAAATTCTCCAAATGAAAGGGTAGATTTTAATACTCTCTTCAGGCTCTTGATAGTGAAGATTAGTTACTTTCGACTTACATTCCAGCTTTTCGAGGACATTGACAGTTCTGACAATTAGTTTGACGCAGTTGTAACACACGTCCTTTTGAAACACGAAAGTATAGTTGACGTGATACTCTGATAGCGCATTAATGCAGAAACCCTTATTGGTCATAGTTTCTGCGTTGATTTCAGTCAatgttttttcaccattttcccAAGAAAACCATGAACCTCTGATTACCAGTGGAATCTGGCATGATTTTTCCTCTTGACCTTTCGATAAACTGGCTGAAATTAAAGTGACTGTTgacatcattttgaaattgaaaattttaattgaaataagtATTATATGAgcaatagaaaaattattgttaaggTTGTTGACACATCATACGCTAGTGAGCGCCACACAGTGAATGCAATAAGATGTGGAcagaaaattaagaaacgaGACTGAAAAATGCGTTCTTTTCAATTTAGAATGATTCAGATAACCTAAATTAGTATATGACACTACGAGAAATTCCAAAGCAAATTtgtgacaagaaaataaatgtctgcaatggaaataaaatttagtaaatgTACTGAGATAATTACAAATGATGGATATGTAAGAATTGTTCAAGAACTAATTACATATGAATAACCGTACGAATAATCATCAAGCGCTTGACAACAATGAAATGAAGACAGGATTTTACAAGCTTACCGTGAATAAGAACGTAGCACATGGTGTACgcgaaaaaagataaatttcGAGCCATGATGTCGCGATTGCTTATAAAGCAAAACCATAAAGAGTGAAAAGAAACAAGTAAATTATTAACGAATTTGAGAGTAGCGTTTTACAACGGACATCATCACCCATCCACGCCCAACGATGTCCAACGCTCACCAACACTCTCACGAAAGCATCACTTGGCATCACTACTACTTAAATAACTCAAGAATTCGTGTGAATCATGGCATCGGCTCCATAGGCGGAGGAATTGAAAACCTGTTAGCGTtgactgaaataaattttcgtctaCCTTCTCGTTGAAATTGTTAGATAATATGTAATTTTGTCAGGGAAGaagacaatttttgaaaatacaaaataatgctcaatcatgtttatagaagtcatttttgactaTATAAAAAACATTGGAACAGTGAACAAAcggagaaaatgaagaagtgAGAAGGAAATACATGGTAGCGGTAGCTTTATCGGTAGCCAAGATCCCTAGGATACCAGTGCTGCTGCAGATGGTTCATGGAGATAGTGAGTTTCATGCAGGATCAGAGGTCTCTACCTGAACTGTCTCTACCAAGTCCCTACATGAACTTTCCGTTCTCTTACAACCTTTCGGTATTTTCATCTCGATCTCACCTTGGATCTCACTTGATCTCAATAGCACAGAGAGGACTACGGGTTGCTCATTGCACCAATTGCTTTCAGCATCTCACGGATTTTACGTACCTCTCAAAATTTGTGTCGTTCTCGAGCTGAAGCTAAAAATCGGATTTGGATAGTGAATTGTATGGTATATGGGCCATAATGTTTAGGTTATGAGCATTAAGTAAACTCGAAAGAATCTCTTCACAGATTGAAATTTGtaagtaaaatttcatctaaATCGCTATCCTAGTATAGGCTCAATGAATCTGATTTCTATTAAGATAATTTGCTTTTTCTGTTTACTTCAAATGACTTTTATAAGTGGCGAACAATGCAAAGCTTCAATTCAAAGAACGATTTATCGTTGCATAATGTGATAATTAGCGATCAATTGTTAGGTTATGTTGTCGTAATATACTATAAATCGAATGTGGGCCAGATAAAATTTAGTTCACCTGTACCATGCTGCATCACTCcaatcaaatatatatacatggagAAATTTAACACTACAGTTTTCACCATGTTTGGCTTACACAAACTACTGGTTATGGaaagttaaaaattgttcTATCTCTGTTCAATCacctgtcaaaaatttttaatacataaCCTTGTAAGAGATTGAGGTTCATTTCGTTATTgctacagaaaatattatccTTTTGGATGTTGAGTTCTTGATGAAACTTTAGAACTTCATGAAGTAAAACTTaagaataacaaaataattacTACTGGCACTGTTTCAGACGCAGATACAATGGGTAATACACTTACATCAGCCTCGGTCGCAGCTACGGAAGTGATATCACCAGTACTGCAAGAGCCTCATGTTAAATCCAAGCCACATGTTCATAAAACCCTCGAAGGGGAGCCTCCTCCAGAATGTCCTATGCATAAGCCTAAACCTGAACAGTCGACCAAAATTGTCAGTGAATGTCCCATAGCTAATGTTGCAGATGGTGACATTAATCCTCTTAATATGGTGAGTACAGTCATACTTGCTGTGATCAAAGCTGGAAAAAACTAGTCAGAGTGATTTTTTCTCTATGTATAAAGTCTGTCTATTTGTAGAAGGTAAGCTTAGTTGCAATGGCTCTACACCATCATCATTCacatctttttattctttagtaatttttctattcaccGAACAATTGTACATTTCATTGAAACCTTAATGAAGGAATTATTTAGAATGAATATTTGTCTATTATTTCACATATTTGATTTGGAATTCAAAGTTCTCACTATAATCAAATATTAATGTGTCACATGTTaactgaaaaaagaaaatgtcagAATATTTTGTGACAACCTTGATATTACAGAATTTTAATGCACACGTGATTGGATCGAGCACTATTATCTTAACACAAAATATTGTTCTACCGTTTATCATAACAAATGATGGATTGACtaagtaaaatattatttcaatactaGATGCCTGCGGGCAATCAGCAGCCTGCACCCGATCAGCCTTTCCCACTACCCACAGCGAGGCAAGTATCTTCAATCCCGAAGGCAACTGATGAAGGAAGTTTCTGGGTGTATCCATCTCAACAGATGTTCTGGAATGCCATGTTGAGAAAAGGTTGGCGCTGGAAAAATGACGACTTGGCGCCAAAAGATATGGATGACATAATCAAGATTCACAATGCCAATAATGAGCAGGCTTGGCAAGAGGTACTCAAGTGGGAAGCACTTCATGCTAGAGAATGTGGTAATCCAAGATTACGAAGCTTTGGTGGCAATGCAACCAAATACTCTCCACGTGCTCGAATTCGCCACTGGATGGGGTATGTTGGAAGAAATATCCATCatcatttctaatttatttcagcTTCATATACTGTgtagaaataatatattaccTACATATTTTGTTGAAGGTATGAACTTCCGTTCGATCGTCACGATTGGATTGTGGACCGATGTGGGAAGGATGTGAGATACGTAATTGATTATTACGATGGCGGAgacgttgatgaaaaatatacgtTTGCATTGCTAGACGTTAGGCCAGCAATGGATTCTTTAGACAACATTTGGGATAGAATGAAGGTAGCTTGGTGGCGCTGGAGATTCAGTCGTGAGGATAGTAACCAGCAAACGACTACAGCAAACCATTGAGGATAGGCTACTGTACATACGCAGAAAATAGTATATCATTTCTGTTATCACTCatacttgtattatatatcTTATCGTTAAtatgttaataaaaattgagagaaacaatttttgaaGGTACTTGAGTCCATATCATTCCTTGTATATCTAAAAAGTGCAGTATTATGTTCATTATATTGCTCAAATTAATGACAAATTAGCACTAGTTCGAAAGTGCGATAGTTAGATAATGCTTGTCCAATGCATTCACCAAGGGCAGTTATCGTGATTCATTCTTTATACTGTAATCCCATGGACTGAATCAGATGATCTCATGTAATAAGGACGAGGTTATTTTGGTTCCATATCAGCTTCATAAGCACGTCCGTGAAACATTAGAAATAACacatcaattattttcatgacACTTTTAAACCAAAGAAATGGATAAAGTATAATCACCTACGATAGCCAAGTCCCTTATTTCCTAAACTGACCACTTATTATGTATCTATTTCCAAAACACTTGGAAAACAGGCTTAAGTGATATTCACTTGACGAACTCATAAATCAAGAAACCAACTGATTTACATTGGCTTTCAAGCATCATAAGCAATCCAAAACTTAATCTTAGAATTTGTCACTAACCACTTGACTGAATGTATGGAAGGATAGCGATGTTACTAATGTTATACATTCacagttgaatttattttctctaagATTAAAATCCAGATACCTAATTACTATTAATCATGCATCTGTTAGGTTTATTTTTACTTGTGAAATAGTACCTGTATTTCAAAAAGAATTGGTATGAAACCCAATTTGCTAAACAGTCATGTTTTTGtttagaatcaaaatttaattctGTATTATATCTACCAAATTTCAACACTAATGCGCTAATGTGAAATAGTAtaaattttgcagaaaaaaaatgtaatgattATAATATCTCAAAGTCAATAGCTACATGTCATGTTACTGTAAAGTAATTGTATCAAACTAATCCATGTGTTTCAAGTGGTATTATTTGTTACTTAATATTTACAGCCACCGTTCacgtaatttttacaataccGCTTTTCATATTCCcaaatattgaatttaatattttttgtgcATATCGCTTCTGGTTACTTTTCACCAATCACATAGCATCTAATAATATCATGAGTGTATATCATAAGtatttacgatattttattgaaactcGACGTATCTGGTCATATGGAGAGTACTCAGGATTAATTTATATCTGTGATAGCGGTAGAAAAACACAGGAAAACAAAGCCAATTAAGATATATGTTTGATTGTCATCTTGACTCTGGTAGGTTCATATATAAGTACACTTACAAATCAAATTGCAAAGAGTTTCTGCAGTTCAGGATCCTCATCACAACCAGAGAGGTCGTATTTGCTGCTCATAGTAAATTCACGACTTTAGTTCATTTATTGCTCCATACGTCTAGTTTCACATTATATTATTTCTAATTCGAGCGGAAAATCTACTAACATAAATGTAAgtcaaattcttttttattatatttactgCAACTTGCATTtttgtgacattttttttttcaacttataaCTGAACTTTAGAATACAGTTTCATCatatagaaaataataattaaaatttacattgGGATTAATGATTTTTACAGTGAACTTTAGACTggctttgaaattttgcaaataatgCTTAGATTGTGTATGCTCCTGTGTTTGTTGGGTCCGTCATGGGGCTACGAGGTGGAACAGATTACTGAGCCCCTTTTGTTGGGCGAAGGCCCACATTGGAATGCATTGACTCAGTTGCTATACTTCGTAGATATTACTAACTCAACCATTCACGTTTATGATCCTTCAACTGGCGTTCACAACTATACTTCACTTGGTAAgaaattttggtaaaattcaGATCCATAGACATTAGCAAGTGAAATTTAATGGAGTTAACAATATTCAACTTATGGTTTTGCAAAATGAAATCAATCTGTCGGATACGAAATAGTTCAttcatatataaattatttcttgtAATCAGGTGCATTATCCAAAATCAGAATCAACATATTATTAATACCTATTAACAGATTAGTTAAAGCGACAAGCATTTTAATCTTATGCATTATTCATgactaaaataaaatcgtaATGTCTTGAATGTTGGGAATGGTCAGTTTCAATAGACAAGATGGAATAACATAATAAGCTTCATCATATTTTGATAGGAAAGACAAgagattgaattaaaaaagacTTGAATGATTATACCAGgtatttatgaaataaaaaattaatttgcacaATCACGTAAATGATACAAAGGTGCTTATTTTTTGATACGAGAAACTGATTGATCTCGCTTACCGATGTCCGTTTTGTCGAATGATAACAGGATTGATAGCAATAATCGCAGCACACTGATTAAATGATATCTTACGATGAAAGGAATGGgcaaatacaaataaatagtGTAGGTGTGAACGATTCTCAGCCAAtgcgagtgaaaaatattgatttatttgCTGATTCAATATTTCTGTTAGATTACGTCAACAATCAAGGCTATCCTAACGATGtggtattttcttattttttagaCGGtggggctgtaacttttatcATACCGATAGCAGGAACAACAGATGAATTCTTAATTTCAACAGAATTAGATATAAGACATGTTATATGGGATGGACAGCAGGATTCAACGCCAACatcaacaattatttataGCGCAGTACAAGATTCAGATGGTTCTAGATTTAATGATGCAAAAGTAGACCGCTCTGGAACCCTTTGGGCAGGTAAACATGGGATTCTGTATAAAAACATTCATATGAAGTCATTTTATCACACAAAGTCGAGAATCAGTTTTATAAGATTTTGCTTGTTTTTTCCTGACTCTTATTTGAACCAACaatatctttgaaaaataatgtgcgtttcttttttttaattggcaTTGAGAAATTTTGCGGATATGT
The genomic region above belongs to Diprion similis isolate iyDipSimi1 chromosome 8, iyDipSimi1.1, whole genome shotgun sequence and contains:
- the LOC124408765 gene encoding uncharacterized protein LOC124408765, which gives rise to MARNLSFFAYTMCYVLIHASLSKGQEEKSCQIPLVIRGSWFSWENGEKTLTEINAETMTNKGFCINALSEYHVNYTFVFQKDVCYNCVKLIVRTVNVLEKLESSCVNLRNGVQPTVENVCSGLRPDQQLITLFSENYVPVNCRSSLEGVWQFAYQNRFRFTGECNHPDAQIRSCQTAGTQFLITNQKFTINYKRCDTLEGTEDGLVEYSCLGDWFVDKNHFFAVANTKESRKDEKYRCFLKNRDDDLYIGVSITAECNTLKTVEKSPERLRITPVKSEVVDPGCRLPQNMSGDWINTANIDADIFINETHIIETWYPDEGRFRRTIYVCREQRDTRVMMARLTVDGCQKDYVCFDFVPQHHNVIRYRRGVAVIKDDFHTVCSWVQFPNKEAWKYDLYLAKYPVPVRCPVAGKYMFTQKGDILFETRILGGVTLSPRPNIYCKQNISDLSVCDTDQKEVAIDETYCLSVDHLGRPVDIYSTPDYKMKCIGYWKENLKSYLITYDELDAFSKYRCWVYQRADLNRVLMSQALGPYCDLKQDVTSSNYTEGAAVALQLQEYERERDQCPMHFDDGSNPWVQTENYIQVFRYDNGAPILTSSAVSVLVLLGALMQIF
- the LOC124408771 gene encoding holocytochrome c-type synthase; translated protein: MGNTLTSASVAATEVISPVLQEPHVKSKPHVHKTLEGEPPPECPMHKPKPEQSTKIVSECPIANVADGDINPLNMMPAGNQQPAPDQPFPLPTARQVSSIPKATDEGSFWVYPSQQMFWNAMLRKGWRWKNDDLAPKDMDDIIKIHNANNEQAWQEVLKWEALHARECGNPRLRSFGGNATKYSPRARIRHWMGYELPFDRHDWIVDRCGKDVRYVIDYYDGGDVDEKYTFALLDVRPAMDSLDNIWDRMKVAWWRWRFSREDSNQQTTTANH